A part of bacterium genomic DNA contains:
- a CDS encoding metalloregulator ArsR/SmtB family transcription factor, whose translation MTSTTRSEILSLIKRHGPLTVQELSRRLGITPMGVRQHLAILERDGQLRSDGIRRGQGRPSRVYSITLEGDKVFPRTYEEVATSLLEDVRVLDGDAKIDALFERRRKRELEQYRALMAGKDLRDRVTVLAKVRDEEGYLAECEELDKDTFVLIEHNCPIRLVADAHRQVCACELALFSEALGADTTRTEHILAGAPRCRYVITRPREPRRKT comes from the coding sequence ATGACCTCAACAACGCGGAGTGAGATTCTCTCGTTGATCAAGCGGCACGGTCCCCTGACCGTGCAAGAGCTCAGCCGGCGGCTTGGGATCACGCCGATGGGCGTGCGCCAACATTTGGCGATCCTCGAGCGCGACGGGCAGCTGCGGTCCGACGGGATCCGACGCGGTCAGGGTCGACCCAGCCGCGTATACAGCATCACCCTGGAAGGCGACAAAGTGTTTCCCCGCACGTACGAGGAAGTTGCAACCTCCCTCCTCGAAGATGTCCGTGTCCTCGACGGTGACGCCAAGATCGACGCGCTGTTCGAGCGGCGGCGCAAGCGCGAGCTCGAGCAGTACCGCGCCCTGATGGCGGGCAAGGACCTGCGGGACCGCGTGACCGTCCTCGCAAAGGTCCGTGACGAGGAAGGCTATCTCGCGGAGTGCGAGGAGCTCGACAAAGACACGTTCGTGCTCATCGAGCACAACTGCCCGATCCGCCTCGTCGCGGACGCGCATCGGCAGGTGTGCGCGTGCGAGCTGGCCCTGTTCTCCGAGGCGCTCGGCGCTGACACGACACGGACCGAACACATTCTCGCGGGGGCGCCGCGGTGCCGGTACGTGATCACGAGGCCCCGGGAGCCTCGACGAAAGACATGA
- a CDS encoding methyltransferase domain-containing protein — translation MSGDTRRTNEARFTQTAAQYAASRIGARQTQNEALLRLTAPRSHERALDVACGPGALLAALATHVRLAVGLDLTMAMLREARRRIGPNGTVSMVQGAAERLPFPDGTFSLVTCTSALHHFGEPAQVLGEMARVTAHGGRVALGDLVGAEDDAVRARQNAIERLRDPAHVELHSPSGLRALLVAAGLQPVAVEGGTEPREFAEWCRLSGTPPDVARQVREMLVASQPGDLAGMSPAIVDGQVRFVHRWVIVRADRL, via the coding sequence GTGAGCGGCGACACCCGGCGCACGAACGAGGCGCGGTTCACGCAGACCGCGGCGCAGTACGCCGCGAGCCGGATCGGCGCGCGCCAGACGCAGAACGAGGCGCTGTTGCGGCTCACGGCGCCGCGATCCCACGAGCGCGCGCTCGACGTGGCGTGTGGGCCGGGCGCCCTGCTCGCGGCTCTCGCGACTCACGTCCGGTTGGCGGTCGGGCTCGATTTGACGATGGCGATGCTGCGCGAGGCCCGCCGTCGGATCGGTCCGAACGGCACCGTGTCGATGGTGCAAGGCGCCGCGGAGCGGTTGCCGTTTCCGGACGGGACATTTTCGCTCGTCACGTGCACGTCGGCGCTCCACCACTTCGGCGAGCCCGCGCAGGTGCTCGGCGAGATGGCCCGCGTCACCGCGCACGGCGGGCGCGTGGCGCTCGGCGACCTGGTCGGTGCCGAGGACGACGCGGTGCGGGCACGGCAGAACGCGATCGAGCGGCTGCGCGACCCCGCCCACGTCGAACTCCATAGCCCGAGCGGCCTCCGGGCACTCCTGGTGGCGGCCGGGTTGCAGCCCGTCGCCGTGGAGGGTGGCACGGAGCCTCGAGAGTTTGCCGAGTGGTGTCGGCTCTCCGGTACTCCCCCCGACGTCGCCCGGCAGGTTCGGGAGATGCTCGTCGCCTCCCAGCCGGGTGACCTCGCCGGAATGTCGCCGGCGATCGTCGACGGGCAGGTGCGATTTGTCCACCGTTGGGTCATCGTCAGGGCCGATCGCCTCTGA
- a CDS encoding CoA pyrophosphatase: MTGSREQPVRVQDVLHDPEMFRAHVRKTLAHREARRGTPQPGTRRAAVLMPLVASPDGAAILLTKRTDTLERHGGQISFPGGGLEEGETPLEAALRETFEEIGVPAADVDVLGRLDEEVITVSGFAVTPFAGVIASPSRLRLSAREVRAVLQVPIEVLLDPHTTRTEVWERSGRSRVVHFYAVGGEAVWGATARIIARFLQAVFDAPSRGAGDVI, from the coding sequence GTGACGGGATCGCGAGAGCAGCCGGTGCGGGTGCAGGACGTGTTGCATGATCCGGAGATGTTTCGGGCGCACGTCCGGAAGACGCTCGCGCACCGGGAGGCCCGGCGCGGAACGCCCCAGCCCGGCACCCGCCGTGCCGCCGTCCTCATGCCGTTGGTCGCCTCGCCCGACGGTGCGGCCATACTCCTGACCAAGCGCACCGACACGCTCGAGCGCCACGGCGGACAGATCTCGTTTCCGGGCGGCGGCCTCGAGGAAGGCGAGACCCCGCTCGAAGCCGCGCTGCGCGAGACGTTCGAGGAGATCGGGGTGCCTGCCGCGGACGTCGACGTCCTCGGTCGTCTCGACGAGGAAGTGATCACCGTGTCTGGGTTTGCGGTCACCCCGTTCGCTGGCGTCATCGCGTCTCCGAGCCGGTTGCGCCTGAGCGCGCGCGAGGTACGGGCGGTGCTTCAAGTGCCGATCGAAGTGCTGTTGGATCCCCACACCACGCGGACCGAGGTCTGGGAGCGGAGCGGGCGGTCTCGAGTCGTCCACTTTTACGCGGTCGGAGGCGAGGCGGTGTGGGGCGCCACGGCCCGCATCATTGCAAGGTTCCTGCAGGCGGTGTTCGACGCGCCGTCGAGGGGCGCGGGGGACGTTATCTAG
- a CDS encoding metallophosphoesterase family protein produces MRVAIISDVHGNVRALEAVLAAVRARGPFDEIVNGGDLALGGPRPREAMEALRALGYPTVVGNTDQWLVGGVDALEAPPPLHAVRDWARRRLGSEDLAYLRVLPMSHRIEPAGGPPLVIVHATPTSTMVSVNPDAPAEMLADMLAQAQTRALAYGHIHKAYVREVGDAVVVNVGSVGLPFDGVAKPAWAMLTLRDGRWQGEIVRVPYDTEAVARDLLQSDHPAAATFAGRVRTARAD; encoded by the coding sequence ATGCGTGTTGCGATCATCTCCGATGTCCACGGCAACGTCCGCGCCCTGGAGGCCGTGTTGGCGGCTGTGCGCGCGCGCGGGCCGTTCGACGAGATCGTCAACGGAGGGGACCTCGCGCTCGGTGGGCCACGGCCGCGAGAGGCGATGGAGGCGCTGCGGGCGCTCGGCTATCCCACCGTCGTGGGCAACACGGACCAGTGGCTCGTCGGAGGGGTCGACGCGCTCGAAGCGCCGCCGCCTCTCCACGCGGTCCGGGATTGGGCGCGTCGTCGCTTGGGAAGCGAGGACCTCGCGTATCTGCGAGTCCTGCCGATGTCCCACCGCATCGAGCCGGCCGGGGGACCGCCGCTCGTGATCGTTCACGCGACGCCCACGAGCACCATGGTGTCGGTCAATCCCGACGCGCCCGCGGAGATGCTGGCCGACATGTTGGCGCAGGCGCAGACGCGCGCTCTCGCCTACGGCCATATCCACAAGGCATATGTGCGCGAGGTCGGCGACGCCGTGGTCGTCAATGTCGGGAGCGTGGGGCTCCCGTTCGACGGCGTGGCGAAACCTGCGTGGGCCATGCTCACGCTGCGGGACGGCCGCTGGCAGGGCGAGATCGTGCGCGTGCCCTACGACACCGAGGCCGTCGCGCGGGATCTGCTGCAGAGCGATCATCCCGCCGCCGCGACGTTCGCGGGCCGCGTGCGGACCGCCCGCGCGGACTAG
- a CDS encoding DEAD/DEAH box helicase has translation MTTLHEILRHVGEAPQVPFAPAPFQRDALSAMARGDVLVSAPTGSGKTWIAEQYVAETLGNAATAGVAPSRVWYTTPLKALSNQKFRKFQTLFGDAAVGLLTGERRVNARAPVLVATTEILRNVLYDARGGETPPAAVVLDEAHYLSDPERGTAWEEIILLAPREARLLLLSATVPNAAALAAWMKTLRGRAPEVITLETRPVPLAFLLADGAGQLLPGDAADQIRPRAKHPRWLTTVTEALDRHRLTPAIMFFPSRRECDEAARLLGGRPAPGEADRARRIQDWLARTPQLAAHPLLTALRRAGVASHHAGHLTGWRLCVEELLEAGLVRLVCATTTLAAGLDVPARTVVLSTLHRHGPTGVEPLTPTEFHQMTGRAGRRGRDTLGIVIVAAETANDAREGLALASAASDPVVSTFTPSDAQVLNLLVRGSAADADSMMRRSFAAFLRAPEVAAMRARLAAIPADPLVERPCRDRLATRAKFDDLLGRLRRARHREDAAEQVARLGQAVVEMPCTGCGVVDRCLKSLADLATLERERRTVTRDLAALDQPEVAEFRARAAILRDLGYLDAGQRPTDAGRTAARIRHPRMLVLAEAIRGRILPQKPSALAAVAGALGTERLVVPRVRTLARPGRPPGGPGRPGGPGWEPGPTSEEVRKSLIGLRRVVARINAARRDASLPADPLEDELTAIGTQAAQAAWRASAVGAWAEERPWGSITARHHIPDGDLQRLVWQAAEILAQLEDLPGHPLAPFARDGRAALLRPPIV, from the coding sequence GTGACGACGCTACACGAAATCCTCAGGCACGTTGGCGAGGCGCCCCAGGTGCCGTTTGCGCCCGCGCCTTTCCAGCGCGACGCGCTCTCGGCGATGGCGCGGGGCGACGTCCTCGTGTCCGCGCCAACCGGCAGCGGCAAGACATGGATCGCCGAGCAGTACGTCGCAGAGACGCTCGGCAACGCCGCTACGGCCGGGGTCGCGCCGTCCCGGGTCTGGTACACAACGCCGCTCAAGGCCCTGTCGAACCAGAAGTTCCGAAAGTTCCAAACCCTCTTCGGCGACGCCGCCGTCGGCCTGCTCACCGGCGAGCGCCGCGTCAACGCGCGCGCGCCGGTACTGGTGGCGACGACGGAGATCTTGCGGAACGTCCTCTACGACGCGCGCGGCGGGGAAACGCCGCCCGCCGCGGTTGTGCTTGACGAGGCCCACTACCTGTCCGATCCGGAACGCGGGACGGCATGGGAGGAGATCATCCTGTTGGCGCCGCGTGAGGCCCGCCTTCTGCTGCTCTCGGCGACAGTTCCGAACGCCGCCGCCCTCGCGGCATGGATGAAGACGCTGCGGGGGCGGGCGCCCGAGGTGATCACACTCGAGACCCGGCCGGTACCGCTCGCATTCCTGCTGGCCGACGGCGCGGGACAGTTGCTGCCGGGCGATGCCGCGGACCAGATCCGCCCGCGCGCGAAGCACCCCCGCTGGCTGACGACCGTCACGGAGGCCCTCGACCGGCATCGCCTGACCCCGGCGATCATGTTCTTCCCGAGCCGCCGGGAATGCGATGAGGCCGCGCGGCTCCTGGGCGGGCGGCCCGCGCCCGGGGAAGCAGATCGCGCGAGGCGGATCCAGGACTGGCTCGCTCGGACGCCTCAGCTCGCCGCGCATCCCCTCCTCACCGCGCTTCGCCGAGCCGGGGTCGCGTCGCACCACGCGGGCCATCTGACGGGCTGGCGCCTCTGCGTGGAGGAGCTCCTGGAGGCCGGCCTGGTGCGTCTCGTCTGCGCCACCACGACGCTCGCCGCCGGCCTGGACGTCCCCGCCCGCACCGTGGTCCTCTCCACGCTCCACCGGCACGGCCCCACCGGCGTCGAACCGCTGACCCCGACGGAGTTCCATCAGATGACCGGCCGGGCCGGGCGGCGTGGTCGCGACACCCTCGGGATCGTGATCGTGGCGGCCGAGACCGCCAACGACGCCCGCGAAGGCCTCGCCCTCGCCTCGGCCGCATCGGATCCCGTCGTCTCGACGTTCACACCGTCCGACGCGCAGGTCCTCAACCTGCTCGTACGGGGATCGGCCGCTGATGCCGACAGCATGATGCGGCGGTCGTTCGCCGCGTTTCTGCGGGCGCCCGAGGTGGCCGCGATGCGCGCCCGGCTCGCTGCCATTCCCGCCGATCCGCTTGTCGAACGACCGTGTCGAGACCGTCTCGCGACCAGAGCGAAATTCGACGACCTGCTCGGCCGACTGCGGCGCGCCCGCCACCGGGAGGACGCTGCCGAGCAGGTCGCGCGCCTCGGCCAGGCCGTGGTCGAGATGCCCTGTACCGGATGCGGCGTCGTCGATCGGTGCCTGAAGAGTCTCGCCGACCTCGCCACGCTCGAGCGGGAACGCCGCACCGTGACGCGGGACCTCGCCGCCCTCGACCAGCCGGAGGTGGCGGAGTTTCGGGCCCGCGCCGCGATCCTCCGCGACCTCGGCTACCTTGATGCCGGCCAACGGCCCACCGACGCGGGCCGCACGGCCGCGCGCATCCGCCACCCGAGGATGCTCGTGCTCGCCGAGGCGATCCGCGGCCGGATCCTTCCGCAGAAGCCCTCCGCCCTCGCCGCCGTCGCGGGGGCGCTCGGCACCGAGCGCCTCGTCGTCCCGCGTGTCCGCACGCTCGCGCGGCCCGGCAGGCCGCCGGGCGGCCCGGGCCGGCCCGGCGGCCCCGGATGGGAACCTGGCCCCACCTCGGAGGAGGTGCGGAAGTCGCTCATCGGTCTGCGGCGCGTGGTCGCGCGCATCAACGCCGCTCGACGGGACGCGAGCCTGCCGGCGGATCCGCTGGAAGACGAGTTGACCGCGATCGGCACCCAAGCGGCCCAGGCGGCGTGGCGCGCGTCGGCCGTGGGCGCGTGGGCCGAGGAACGGCCCTGGGGGAGCATCACCGCGCGCCATCACATTCCGGACGGCGACCTGCAGCGCCTCGTGTGGCAGGCCGCGGAGATTCTCGCCCAATTGGAGGATTTACCGGGCCACCCGCTCGCGCCGTTCGCGCGCGACGGACGGGCGGCACTCCTTCGCCCCCCGATCGTGTAG
- a CDS encoding GntG family PLP-dependent aldolase, whose translation MTTLIDLSSDTATRPSAAMRAFMAQAPVGDEQRQEDPTVNLLQERVAALLGKEAALYLPSATMANAIAVKMHTKPGDEVVLERTAHIMTSEVGGTALLSAAMVYPLDGVRGVFTEQQVVNAIRKDDPHCARTRLVCVEQTANFGGGTVWPLERLRAVAETAHRHNLRTHLDGARIMNAAAATGVPAHEHARGYDSVTFCLTKGLGCPVGALVAGDREFIKEARRYKHLFGGAMRQAGIIAAAGVYALDHNVERLPEDHTNAKILARGLAEIPGVAIDIAHVETNLVFFDVAATGLTAKEVVDRLLARGVRMGASTRTRIRAVTHLDVSQADVERAVAIAREVLATARAGAAGQ comes from the coding sequence GTGACGACGTTGATCGATCTTTCCAGTGACACCGCGACCCGCCCGTCGGCGGCGATGCGGGCGTTCATGGCGCAGGCGCCGGTGGGCGACGAGCAACGGCAGGAAGACCCGACCGTGAACCTCCTCCAAGAACGCGTGGCCGCGCTCCTCGGCAAGGAGGCGGCGCTGTATCTCCCGTCGGCCACGATGGCCAACGCGATCGCGGTGAAGATGCACACGAAGCCCGGCGACGAGGTCGTGCTCGAGCGAACAGCCCACATCATGACGTCCGAGGTGGGAGGGACGGCGTTGCTGTCGGCGGCGATGGTGTACCCTCTCGACGGCGTGCGCGGGGTGTTTACGGAGCAGCAGGTCGTCAACGCGATCCGCAAGGACGATCCGCACTGTGCCCGTACCCGCCTCGTCTGCGTCGAACAGACCGCGAACTTCGGCGGCGGGACGGTGTGGCCGCTCGAACGGCTCCGCGCCGTCGCCGAGACGGCGCACCGCCACAACCTGCGCACCCACCTGGACGGCGCGCGCATCATGAACGCAGCGGCGGCGACGGGAGTCCCGGCGCACGAACACGCGCGCGGCTACGACTCCGTCACGTTCTGTCTGACCAAGGGCCTCGGCTGTCCGGTCGGCGCGCTCGTCGCGGGCGACCGCGAGTTCATCAAGGAGGCTCGCCGCTACAAGCACCTGTTCGGCGGCGCCATGAGGCAGGCGGGGATCATCGCCGCCGCGGGCGTGTACGCACTGGACCACAACGTCGAGCGACTGCCCGAGGATCACACGAACGCGAAGATCCTGGCGCGGGGACTCGCGGAGATCCCGGGTGTTGCGATCGACATCGCGCACGTGGAGACCAATCTCGTGTTCTTCGACGTGGCGGCGACCGGGCTCACCGCGAAGGAGGTCGTTGACCGGTTACTGGCGCGCGGCGTCCGGATGGGGGCAAGCACGCGCACGCGCATTCGCGCGGTTACCCATCTGGACGTCAGCCAGGCGGACGTGGAGCGGGCGGTTGCGATCGCACGGGAAGTCCTCGCGACGGCGCGCGCCGGGGCAGCGGGACAGTAG
- a CDS encoding histidinol-phosphatase HisJ family protein, with translation MRADYHMHLERGPWTLEWLGRFVEQARASGLSEIGFSEHPHRFRECRKMYPPRGVVDGWIDEQCTEHLESYIRLIESARSAGLPVKIGLEWDFLPGYERELERLLRTYPWDYAIGSVHWLPPADGAGAWWGFDNLSRADEWQRHDVLGAYRQYFQLIAQAAETGLFDFIGHADVIKVCGFRPSADIGDLYMAAASAFAKAGVCAEINTAGWRKPVGEIYPAPEFLRACRRAGVPTLINSDAHVPEDVGKDFDRAAAIARAAGYAEVATFAGRVRTMTPLP, from the coding sequence GTGCGTGCCGACTACCACATGCATCTCGAACGCGGTCCGTGGACGCTCGAGTGGCTTGGCCGGTTCGTGGAGCAGGCGCGCGCGTCCGGGTTGAGCGAGATCGGGTTCAGTGAGCATCCGCACCGCTTCAGGGAGTGCCGGAAGATGTACCCTCCGCGCGGGGTTGTGGACGGGTGGATCGACGAGCAGTGCACCGAGCACTTGGAGAGTTACATCCGGCTGATCGAGAGCGCCCGGTCCGCCGGTTTGCCGGTCAAGATCGGGTTGGAGTGGGATTTCCTCCCGGGGTATGAGCGCGAGCTCGAGCGGCTGCTGCGGACGTACCCGTGGGACTACGCGATCGGATCCGTGCATTGGCTGCCCCCCGCGGATGGCGCGGGGGCCTGGTGGGGGTTCGACAACCTGTCCCGAGCCGACGAATGGCAACGGCATGACGTCCTGGGCGCCTACCGTCAATACTTCCAGCTCATCGCGCAGGCTGCGGAAACCGGCTTGTTCGATTTCATCGGGCATGCGGACGTCATCAAGGTGTGCGGCTTTCGGCCGTCCGCCGATATCGGCGACCTCTACATGGCCGCGGCGTCCGCGTTCGCCAAGGCTGGCGTGTGCGCAGAGATCAACACCGCCGGATGGCGAAAGCCGGTGGGCGAGATCTATCCCGCGCCGGAGTTTCTTCGCGCGTGCCGGCGCGCGGGCGTCCCGACGCTCATCAACTCCGACGCCCACGTCCCCGAGGACGTCGGTAAGGATTTCGATCGCGCCGCGGCGATCGCCAGGGCGGCGGGGTACGCCGAGGTCGCGACCTTCGCCGGCCGCGTCAGGACGATGACGCCGCTGCCGTGA
- a CDS encoding metal-dependent hydrolase, with protein sequence MATLTYYGHSAWALETKGTTVLIDPFLTGNSLAPVAATDLRPSFIVLTHAHGDHYGDTVELAKRTGVTVIANFEMVNYAQKQGVANAHPLHIGGAHTFPFGRVKLTVAFHGSSFPDGTYGGMPAGVLFEVEGKRVYDAGDTALFSDMRLIGENGLDVALLPIGDNFTMGPEDAAKAAKFLGARTVIPQHYNTWPIIAQDPQQFKRLVESSTESTVAVLKPGERFEIR encoded by the coding sequence GTGGCGACGCTCACCTACTACGGGCACTCCGCATGGGCACTCGAGACCAAGGGGACCACAGTGCTCATCGATCCGTTTCTCACGGGCAACTCCCTCGCCCCCGTCGCTGCGACCGACCTCCGCCCGTCTTTCATCGTGTTGACGCACGCGCACGGCGATCACTACGGCGACACGGTCGAGCTGGCTAAGCGCACCGGCGTCACGGTGATCGCCAACTTCGAGATGGTCAACTACGCGCAGAAGCAGGGCGTGGCGAACGCCCACCCGCTGCACATCGGAGGCGCCCACACGTTCCCGTTCGGCCGGGTGAAACTGACCGTGGCATTCCACGGTTCGTCGTTTCCTGACGGCACATACGGCGGGATGCCCGCGGGCGTCCTGTTCGAGGTTGAGGGGAAACGCGTATACGACGCCGGGGACACGGCATTGTTCTCCGACATGCGCCTGATCGGCGAGAACGGGTTGGACGTGGCGCTGCTGCCGATCGGCGATAACTTCACGATGGGACCGGAGGACGCGGCCAAAGCCGCGAAGTTCCTGGGCGCCCGCACGGTGATCCCGCAGCACTACAACACGTGGCCGATTATCGCGCAGGACCCACAGCAGTTCAAGCGCCTGGTCGAGTCGTCCACGGAATCGACCGTCGCGGTCTTGAAGCCGGGGGAACGCTTCGAGATCCGTTAA
- a CDS encoding CoA transferase: MTTATGPLADLTVLDLSTIVSGGTATSMLADFGARVIKVEHPRAGDPLRSWGPFAHGCSIWWKIVSRNKRSVTLNLSRPRGQEILVRLAERADVLVENFRPGTLERWGLGPERLHERAPKLIVLRISGFGQTGPYRHRPGFGTIAEAMSGLVAISGFPESPPLVPPIPLADEVAGLTGAMAALMAVHHRQATGRGQVVDVSLYEPLFRMLIPHITQYRALGIEARRTGNAFPDAAPRNLYRANDGTWIALSATSQRVFERLASAIGRPDLTEDPRFADNTSRVRHREALDAIIAEWIGGRTQEEVLARLEESGAVAGPVYDVPRILADPHIAARGNVIAVPDADVGALTMIGIVPKFSETPGAVHTTGPALGEHNREIYGGWLGLTDDEIARLTDEEVI; this comes from the coding sequence ATGACGACTGCAACCGGTCCGCTCGCCGATCTCACGGTACTCGACCTCTCGACGATCGTTTCAGGGGGGACCGCGACCTCCATGCTCGCGGACTTCGGCGCCCGGGTGATCAAGGTCGAACACCCAAGGGCCGGCGATCCCCTTCGCTCGTGGGGCCCGTTCGCCCACGGCTGCTCCATATGGTGGAAGATCGTCTCGAGAAACAAGCGGTCCGTCACCCTCAATCTCAGCCGGCCGCGCGGCCAAGAGATCCTGGTCCGGCTCGCGGAGCGTGCCGACGTCCTCGTCGAGAACTTTCGGCCAGGCACGCTCGAACGGTGGGGACTCGGGCCCGAGCGGCTGCACGAGCGGGCGCCGAAGCTGATCGTGCTGCGCATCTCCGGATTCGGCCAGACTGGGCCGTACCGGCATCGGCCAGGGTTCGGCACGATCGCGGAGGCGATGAGCGGGCTCGTCGCGATCAGCGGGTTTCCGGAATCGCCGCCGCTCGTGCCGCCGATTCCGCTCGCCGACGAGGTCGCGGGGTTGACGGGAGCGATGGCCGCGCTGATGGCGGTCCACCACCGCCAGGCGACGGGGCGCGGCCAGGTCGTGGACGTCAGTCTCTACGAACCGCTGTTCCGAATGCTCATCCCCCACATCACGCAGTACCGGGCATTGGGGATTGAAGCGCGGCGCACCGGCAACGCGTTCCCCGACGCCGCGCCCCGCAACCTCTACCGCGCCAACGACGGCACGTGGATTGCGCTCTCCGCCACGAGCCAGCGCGTGTTCGAGCGACTCGCCTCGGCGATCGGTCGGCCGGACCTGACCGAGGATCCCCGCTTTGCTGACAACACGTCCCGGGTGCGACACCGCGAGGCGCTCGACGCGATCATCGCCGAGTGGATAGGCGGGCGCACGCAGGAAGAGGTGCTGGCCCGGCTCGAGGAAAGCGGCGCCGTCGCCGGACCGGTGTACGACGTCCCGCGCATCCTCGCGGACCCGCACATCGCCGCCCGCGGGAACGTCATCGCGGTCCCCGATGCCGACGTCGGCGCCCTGACGATGATCGGCATCGTGCCGAAGTTCTCCGAGACGCCCGGTGCGGTCCACACAACCGGCCCCGCGCTCGGCGAGCACAATCGCGAGATCTACGGCGGGTGGCTCGGGCTCACCGACGACGAGATCGCCCGGCTGACGGACGAGGAGGTCATCTGA
- a CDS encoding MmgE/PrpD family protein, with amino-acid sequence MARARRIESRSRRSAGGAPRRRGVRPTRPAAPPSGTGATRMLAEWVAAGHAFPDATIAMAQRCVLDWLGAGIAGADRPAARIAARIARQMGGPAESTLLAGGRVAATGAALANGVASHAIEMDDLHRASVMHLAVVTIPAALALGERERISGRCLLDAIVCGYEVGARVGEALGQPHYHFWHTTGTAGTFAAAAAGAVVLRLSPDATLHALGNAGTLCAGLWEFLADGAMSKTLHAGRAAETGVLCALLARDGFTGASAILEGEKGVLRSMAGGGRPEHLTARLGGALRIDENSFKLHAACGHTHPAVDAALELRRLGVRPSEIAAIRVGTFRTAIEVTAIRDPRNPYQAKFSLPFCVALALARGRVGLGEFTEAAIGDPDLRALADRVSLVEEAACNRAFPGRWQATVTVTRTNGRRETVRVEAPRGTPQNPASRDELRDKFAGLCDGRLDRARRDALVDAVDHLAEAPDVAAIAWGSDANDRG; translated from the coding sequence ATGGCGCGAGCCCGTCGCATCGAATCCCGATCGCGGAGGAGCGCGGGAGGCGCTCCCCGGCGGCGCGGGGTACGCCCGACCCGTCCCGCGGCCCCGCCGTCGGGCACCGGCGCCACCCGCATGCTCGCGGAATGGGTCGCGGCCGGCCACGCGTTCCCGGACGCCACGATCGCGATGGCCCAACGGTGCGTGCTCGACTGGCTCGGTGCCGGGATCGCCGGCGCGGACCGGCCTGCGGCGCGGATCGCCGCCCGGATCGCGCGCCAAATGGGGGGCCCCGCGGAGTCCACGCTCTTGGCCGGCGGGCGCGTGGCGGCGACGGGCGCCGCCCTCGCCAATGGCGTCGCGTCGCACGCAATCGAGATGGACGATCTACACCGGGCCTCGGTGATGCATCTCGCGGTGGTCACGATTCCGGCGGCCCTCGCGCTCGGCGAGCGGGAGCGAATCTCGGGCCGGTGTCTGCTGGACGCGATCGTTTGCGGCTACGAGGTCGGGGCGCGGGTCGGCGAGGCGCTCGGCCAGCCACACTACCACTTCTGGCACACGACGGGGACCGCGGGGACGTTCGCTGCCGCGGCCGCCGGCGCGGTGGTACTCCGCCTCTCCCCGGACGCCACGCTGCACGCGCTCGGCAACGCCGGCACCCTGTGCGCGGGTCTGTGGGAGTTTCTCGCCGACGGCGCGATGAGCAAGACGCTGCACGCGGGTCGCGCCGCCGAGACGGGCGTGTTATGCGCGCTGCTCGCACGGGACGGCTTCACCGGCGCGTCGGCGATCCTTGAGGGCGAGAAAGGCGTGCTCAGATCGATGGCGGGCGGCGGCCGCCCCGAACACCTGACGGCTCGGCTCGGAGGCGCGCTGCGGATTGACGAGAACTCGTTCAAGCTGCACGCCGCGTGCGGCCACACCCACCCCGCGGTGGACGCGGCGCTCGAGCTCCGCCGGCTCGGCGTGAGGCCGTCGGAGATCGCCGCGATCCGCGTCGGCACGTTCCGGACGGCGATCGAGGTCACGGCGATCCGGGACCCGCGGAACCCTTATCAGGCGAAGTTCAGCCTGCCGTTCTGCGTGGCGCTCGCACTTGCGCGCGGCCGGGTCGGACTCGGCGAGTTCACGGAGGCGGCGATTGGCGATCCGGATCTGCGCGCCCTGGCCGACCGCGTGTCGCTGGTCGAAGAGGCGGCGTGCAACCGCGCGTTCCCCGGCCGGTGGCAGGCCACGGTGACCGTCACCCGGACGAACGGACGCCGCGAGACGGTGCGCGTCGAGGCCCCGCGGGGCACCCCGCAGAACCCAGCGTCGCGCGACGAACTGCGGGACAAGTTCGCGGGCTTGTGCGACGGACGGCTCGACCGCGCGCGCCGGGACGCGCTCGTGGACGCGGTCGATCACCTGGCCGAGGCGCCGGATGTCGCGGCGATCGCGTGGGGCAGCGATGCGAACGATCGCGGCTAG
- a CDS encoding ferredoxin family protein, with protein MTYVITEPCIGTKDRSCVEVCPVDCIHPKADEDQGETHLYINPEECIDCGACESVCPVTAIFAEGDVPDQYKTYVEEGADHYKLSKEEFQAKHGHV; from the coding sequence ATGACTTACGTCATCACGGAGCCGTGCATCGGCACGAAAGACCGCTCGTGCGTCGAGGTCTGCCCCGTCGACTGCATTCACCCCAAAGCCGATGAGGATCAGGGGGAGACCCATCTGTACATCAACCCGGAGGAGTGCATCGACTGCGGCGCGTGCGAGTCGGTGTGTCCGGTCACGGCGATCTTCGCGGAGGGCGACGTGCCCGACCAGTACAAGACGTACGTTGAAGAGGGCGCCGACCACTACAAGTTGAGCAAGGAAGAGTTCCAGGCGAAACACGGGCACGTCTAA